A window of Pantoea agglomerans contains these coding sequences:
- a CDS encoding ornithine decarboxylase, which produces MTPLKIAASAAVAPSLTLNTGRDVVTLDNTDFTDVAAVVVSLADTRSGVLALLRHTGFNLPVFVANAWEEDVLHLPGVTGELNGSAQEWAALEAAAAEYEANLLPPFFDTLMRYVDMQNSTFACPGHQGGAFFRKHPAGRQFFDFYGENVFRSDMCNADVKLGDLLIHEGSAKDAQKFAAKVFNADKTYFVLNGTSSANKVVTNALLTRGDLVLFDRNNHKSNHHGALIQAGATPVYLEAARNPFGFIGGIDAHCFDEAWLREQIKEVAPQRAGETRPFRLAIIQLGTYDGTVYNARQVVDRIGHLCDYILFDSAWLGYEQFIPVMAGTSPLTLELTENDPGIFVTQSVHKQLAGFSQTSQIHKKDNHIRGQKRFCPHKRLNNAFMLHASTSPFYPLFAALDVNAKMHQGEAGRQLWQSCVTLGIETRKAILERCEMILPFVPEQVNGARWQDAPTETIARDSRYFSFEPEARWHGFGGYARDQYLVDPCKLLLTTPGIDAASGEYADFGIPATILANYLRENGIVPEKCDLNSILFLLTPAESPEKMAHLVAMLAQFEQHVREDAPLAEVLPTIYRKNQARYRGYTLRQLCQEMHDLYVSFDVKDLQKAMFRQQSFPAVKVNPQDAHQAYIRGDVELVPIAQAEGRIAAEGALPYPPGVLCVVPGEVWGGAVQRYFLALEEGINQLPGFSPELQGVYTEDDGQGRLRLVANMMVEGGQA; this is translated from the coding sequence ATGACACCACTGAAAATTGCCGCCAGCGCCGCTGTGGCTCCCAGCCTTACTCTGAATACCGGGCGTGACGTAGTGACGCTGGACAACACCGACTTTACCGACGTGGCGGCGGTGGTCGTCTCGCTGGCCGATACCCGCAGCGGCGTGCTGGCGCTGCTGCGCCATACCGGCTTTAACCTGCCGGTATTTGTCGCCAACGCCTGGGAAGAGGATGTGCTGCATCTGCCAGGCGTGACCGGCGAGCTGAACGGCTCCGCTCAGGAGTGGGCGGCGCTGGAAGCGGCTGCAGCGGAGTATGAGGCGAACCTGCTGCCGCCGTTTTTCGACACCCTGATGCGCTATGTCGATATGCAGAACAGCACCTTCGCCTGTCCTGGGCATCAGGGCGGGGCGTTTTTCCGTAAGCATCCGGCGGGAAGGCAGTTTTTCGATTTCTACGGCGAGAACGTTTTTCGTTCCGATATGTGCAATGCCGACGTCAAGTTAGGGGATCTGCTGATCCATGAAGGCTCGGCGAAAGATGCGCAGAAGTTCGCGGCAAAGGTGTTCAACGCGGATAAAACCTACTTTGTGCTGAACGGCACCTCCAGCGCCAATAAAGTGGTGACCAACGCGCTGCTGACGCGCGGCGATCTGGTGCTGTTTGACCGTAATAACCATAAATCGAACCATCACGGCGCGCTGATTCAGGCAGGCGCGACGCCGGTCTATCTTGAGGCGGCGCGTAATCCGTTCGGGTTTATCGGCGGCATCGACGCGCACTGCTTCGACGAGGCCTGGCTGCGCGAGCAGATCAAGGAGGTGGCGCCGCAGCGCGCCGGGGAGACGCGTCCCTTCCGGCTGGCGATAATTCAGCTCGGCACCTACGACGGCACGGTCTATAACGCGCGGCAGGTGGTGGATCGCATCGGGCATCTCTGCGACTACATTCTGTTCGACTCCGCGTGGCTCGGCTATGAGCAGTTTATTCCGGTGATGGCGGGCACCTCGCCGCTGACGCTGGAGCTTACCGAGAACGATCCCGGCATTTTCGTTACCCAGTCGGTGCATAAGCAGCTGGCGGGCTTTTCACAGACCTCGCAGATCCATAAAAAAGATAACCATATTCGCGGGCAGAAGCGCTTTTGTCCGCACAAGCGGCTGAATAACGCCTTTATGCTGCACGCCTCAACCAGTCCCTTTTATCCGCTGTTCGCCGCGCTGGACGTCAACGCCAAAATGCATCAGGGCGAGGCGGGCCGTCAGCTGTGGCAGTCGTGCGTGACGCTCGGCATCGAGACGCGCAAGGCGATCCTCGAGCGCTGCGAGATGATCCTGCCGTTTGTGCCGGAGCAGGTTAACGGCGCGCGCTGGCAGGATGCGCCGACGGAGACCATCGCCCGCGACAGCCGCTACTTTAGCTTTGAGCCCGAGGCGCGGTGGCACGGCTTTGGCGGCTATGCCCGGGATCAGTATCTGGTCGACCCCTGTAAGCTGCTGCTGACTACGCCGGGAATTGACGCGGCGAGCGGGGAGTACGCCGACTTCGGTATTCCCGCGACGATCCTGGCGAACTATCTGCGCGAAAACGGCATCGTGCCGGAGAAGTGCGACCTTAACTCTATTCTGTTTCTGCTGACGCCGGCGGAGAGCCCGGAGAAGATGGCCCATCTGGTGGCGATGCTGGCGCAGTTCGAACAGCACGTCAGAGAAGATGCGCCGCTGGCGGAGGTGCTGCCGACCATTTATCGCAAGAATCAGGCGCGCTACAGGGGCTATACCCTGCGCCAGCTCTGCCAGGAGATGCACGATCTCTACGTCAGCTTCGACGTGAAGGATTTGCAAAAGGCGATGTTCCGCCAGCAGAGCTTCCCGGCGGTGAAGGTGAATCCACAGGACGCCCATCAGGCCTATATTCGCGGCGACGTCGAGCTGGTGCCGATTGCGCAAGCCGAAGGGCGCATTGCCGCCGAAGGGGCGCTACCTTATCCGCCAGGCGTGCTCTGCGTGGTGCCGGGCGAGGTGTGGGGCGGCGCGGTGCAGCGCTATTTCCTGGCGCTGGAGGAGGGGATCAACCAGCTGCCGGGCTTCTCGCCGGAGCTGCAGGGGGTTTATACCGAGGATGACGGGCAGGGGCGCCTGCGGCTGGTGGCGAATATGATGGTGGAGGGGGGGCAGGCCTGA
- the mltC gene encoding membrane-bound lytic murein transglycosylase MltC, producing MNKKLLALLVIAPLLVSCSGKKSSQYHEEWVKDTNGFDILMGQFAHNIENIWGINEVLIAGPKDYVKYSDNYYTRSHINFESGNITIETISGTDPMASLRQAIVTTLLIGDDPGNVDLYSDANDIVISKEPLLYGQVLDNTGQPIRWQGRAGNFADYLLQNKLQRRVSGLHVIYSVTIPMVPNHLDKRAHKYLPMVRKAAEQYGVDASLILAIMQTESSFNPYAVSHSDALGLMQVVQHTAGVDVFRMKGKWGKPSRSYLLDPENNIDAGTAYLSLLQNNYLGGIQDPLSRRYAVITAYNGGAGSVLRVFSSDKDRAFNAINNMSPGQVYNTLTTQHPSAESRRYLYKVSTAQRSYRRY from the coding sequence ATGAATAAGAAATTGCTCGCACTGCTGGTGATCGCCCCCCTTCTGGTCTCCTGTTCAGGAAAGAAGTCTTCGCAATATCACGAAGAGTGGGTAAAGGACACCAACGGCTTCGATATTTTGATGGGCCAGTTTGCGCATAACATCGAGAATATTTGGGGTATCAACGAAGTCCTGATCGCCGGGCCGAAAGATTACGTCAAATACAGCGACAACTATTACACCCGCAGCCATATCAACTTCGAAAGCGGTAACATCACGATTGAAACCATTTCCGGTACCGATCCGATGGCCAGCCTGCGCCAGGCGATCGTGACCACGCTGCTGATCGGCGACGATCCGGGCAATGTCGATCTCTATTCCGACGCTAACGATATCGTGATCAGCAAAGAGCCGCTGCTCTACGGTCAGGTGCTGGACAACACCGGCCAGCCGATTCGCTGGCAGGGCCGCGCGGGCAACTTTGCCGATTATCTGCTGCAAAACAAGCTGCAGCGCCGCGTTTCCGGCCTGCATGTTATCTACTCGGTTACCATCCCGATGGTGCCAAACCACCTCGACAAGCGTGCGCACAAATATCTGCCGATGGTGCGTAAGGCTGCCGAGCAGTACGGCGTCGACGCCTCGCTGATTCTGGCGATTATGCAGACCGAGTCGAGCTTTAACCCCTATGCGGTCAGCCATTCCGACGCGCTGGGGCTGATGCAGGTGGTGCAGCATACCGCAGGCGTGGATGTGTTCCGCATGAAGGGCAAGTGGGGCAAGCCGAGCCGCAGCTATCTGCTCGATCCCGAGAATAATATCGACGCGGGCACCGCCTATCTTTCGCTGCTGCAAAACAACTATCTGGGCGGGATTCAGGATCCGCTGTCGCGTCGCTATGCGGTGATCACCGCCTACAACGGCGGCGCGGGCAGCGTGCTGCGCGTTTTCTCCAGCGATAAGGATCGCGCCTTTAACGCTATTAATAATATGTCGCCGGGGCAGGTTTATAACACGCTGACAACGCAGCATCCGTCTGCGGAGTCGCGGCGCTATTTGTATAAGGTGAGCACGGCGCAGCGTAGCTATCGGCGTTATTGA
- a CDS encoding oxidative damage protection protein gives MSRTIFCTFLQRDAEGQDFQLYPGELGKRIYNEISKEAWQKWMAKQTMLINEKKLNMMNPEDRKVLEKEMVNFLFEGKEVHIEGYTPPEA, from the coding sequence ATGAGCCGCACAATTTTTTGCACCTTCCTGCAACGCGATGCTGAAGGCCAGGATTTCCAGCTTTACCCGGGCGAACTGGGCAAACGCATTTACAATGAAATCTCCAAAGAGGCCTGGCAGAAGTGGATGGCCAAACAGACCATGTTGATCAACGAGAAGAAGCTCAACATGATGAACCCGGAAGACCGCAAGGTGCTGGAGAAGGAGATGGTGAATTTCCTGTTTGAAGGCAAAGAGGTCCACATCGAAGGCTATACGCCGCCAGAAGCATAA
- the mutY gene encoding A/G-specific adenine glycosylase, with protein sequence MMQAPQFAQQVLDWYQRFGRKTLPWQQEKTPYKVWLSEVMLQQTQVATVIPYFERFMARFPAVADLAAAPIDEVLHLWTGLGYYARARNLHKAAKQIVDQHQGEFPRSFDEVAALPGVGRSTAGAVLSLSLGQHFPILDGNVKRVLARCYAVGGWPGKKEVEKRLWQISEEVTPAEGVSQFNQAMMDLGALVCTRSKPKCDICPLNSGCVAYANNSQASYPGKKPKQILPERSGWFLLLQDGDEVWLEQRPPVGLWGGLFCFPQFPTEDALHDWLRARGIDAKPQQLTAFRHTFSHFHLDIVPMWLSWSSVGAAMDEPGGLWYNLAQPPSVGLAAPVERLLNELRHPQQLALHRHEIEEEK encoded by the coding sequence ATGATGCAAGCGCCGCAGTTCGCGCAACAGGTGCTGGACTGGTATCAGCGCTTTGGCCGCAAGACCCTGCCGTGGCAGCAGGAGAAAACGCCTTATAAAGTATGGCTCTCAGAAGTCATGCTGCAGCAGACCCAGGTCGCCACCGTTATTCCCTATTTCGAACGCTTTATGGCGCGCTTTCCTGCCGTTGCCGATCTGGCCGCCGCGCCGATCGACGAGGTGCTGCACCTCTGGACCGGGCTGGGCTACTACGCCCGCGCGCGCAACCTGCATAAGGCGGCGAAGCAGATCGTCGACCAGCATCAGGGCGAGTTCCCGCGCAGCTTCGATGAGGTTGCGGCGCTGCCTGGCGTTGGCCGCTCCACCGCAGGCGCGGTGCTGTCGCTGTCGCTCGGCCAGCACTTCCCGATCCTCGACGGCAACGTAAAGCGCGTGCTGGCGCGCTGCTATGCGGTGGGCGGCTGGCCGGGCAAAAAAGAGGTAGAGAAGCGGCTGTGGCAGATTAGCGAAGAGGTTACGCCAGCCGAGGGCGTCAGCCAGTTTAACCAGGCGATGATGGATCTTGGCGCGCTGGTCTGTACCCGCTCAAAGCCCAAATGCGATATCTGTCCGCTTAACAGCGGCTGCGTCGCTTACGCCAACAACAGCCAGGCGAGCTATCCCGGCAAAAAGCCGAAGCAGATCCTGCCGGAGCGCAGCGGCTGGTTTTTGCTGTTGCAGGATGGCGATGAGGTCTGGCTGGAGCAGCGTCCGCCTGTGGGATTATGGGGCGGTCTGTTCTGCTTCCCGCAGTTCCCCACTGAGGATGCGCTGCACGACTGGCTGCGGGCGCGCGGTATCGATGCAAAGCCACAGCAGCTAACCGCGTTTCGTCATACCTTCAGCCATTTCCATCTGGATATCGTGCCAATGTGGCTATCGTGGTCATCTGTCGGGGCGGCGATGGATGAACCAGGCGGTCTCTGGTATAACTTAGCCCAGCCGCCGTCAGTGGGGCTGGCGGCGCCGGTTGAGCGGCTTCTGAACGAGCTGCGTCACCCGCAACAGCTGGCCCTGCACCGGCATGAGATTGAAGAGGAAAAGTAA
- the trmB gene encoding tRNA (guanosine(46)-N7)-methyltransferase TrmB: MINDVITPEFDENGRPLRRIRSFVRRQGRLTKGQQLALDQYWPEMGVEFQPEPLDLTGLFGRDAPVVLEIGFGMGASLVTMAQNNPQQNFLGIEVHAPGVGACLASAKEANVENLRVMCHDAVEVLEKMIPDNSLRMVQLFFPDPWHKARHNKRRIVQTPFAELVMRKLKLGGVFHMATDWEAYAEHMLEVMNSIDGYKNQSETQDYVPRPETRPLTKFEQRGQRLGHGVWDLMFERIK; encoded by the coding sequence ATGATTAATGACGTCATCACTCCGGAATTTGATGAGAACGGGCGGCCACTGCGCCGTATTCGCAGTTTTGTGCGCCGCCAGGGGCGTCTGACAAAAGGACAGCAGCTGGCGCTCGACCAATACTGGCCGGAGATGGGCGTTGAGTTTCAACCCGAGCCGCTGGATCTGACGGGCCTGTTTGGCCGCGACGCGCCGGTGGTGCTGGAGATCGGCTTCGGCATGGGCGCTTCGCTGGTGACGATGGCGCAGAACAATCCGCAGCAGAACTTCCTCGGCATCGAAGTACACGCGCCGGGCGTGGGTGCCTGTCTCGCGTCCGCAAAAGAGGCGAACGTTGAGAACCTGCGCGTGATGTGTCACGACGCGGTGGAAGTGCTGGAGAAGATGATCCCCGATAATTCGCTGCGTATGGTGCAGCTTTTCTTTCCCGATCCCTGGCATAAAGCGCGTCACAACAAGCGCCGCATCGTGCAGACGCCTTTCGCCGAGCTGGTGATGCGCAAGCTGAAGCTGGGCGGCGTTTTCCATATGGCGACCGACTGGGAAGCCTACGCTGAACATATGCTGGAAGTAATGAACAGCATCGACGGCTACAAGAATCAGTCGGAAACCCAGGACTATGTGCCGCGTCCGGAGACGCGTCCACTGACCAAATTCGAGCAGCGCGGGCAGCGACTGGGCCACGGCGTTTGGGACTTAATGTTTGAGAGGATTAAATAA
- a CDS encoding YggL family protein: MATHRSRRLRKKLHIDEFQELGFSVAWRFADNTSEQEIDKTVDDFINEVIAPNGLAYDGSGYLVWEGLVCLQKTGKCTDEHRELVRKWLEDRQLSDVQVTELFDVWWD, from the coding sequence ATGGCCACACATCGCAGCCGTCGTTTACGTAAAAAACTGCATATCGACGAGTTTCAGGAGCTGGGCTTCTCGGTCGCCTGGCGCTTCGCCGACAACACCTCGGAGCAGGAGATTGATAAAACCGTCGACGATTTTATCAACGAAGTCATTGCGCCCAACGGGCTGGCCTATGACGGCAGCGGCTATCTGGTGTGGGAAGGACTGGTTTGCCTGCAGAAGACTGGCAAATGCACCGACGAGCACCGCGAGCTGGTGCGCAAGTGGCTGGAAGATCGTCAGCTGAGTGATGTTCAGGTTACCGAACTTTTCGACGTCTGGTGGGACTAA